A genomic region of Deltaproteobacteria bacterium contains the following coding sequences:
- a CDS encoding electron transfer flavoprotein subunit alpha/FixB family protein: MTESVDIMVIGICTDGRVHPETYDLIAFGRRLQAFRPGTLGVCILGQDVGAAAREVAHQGSVQVTAIECPGLSHYVSEPYGAVLAEEIAAAKPVFVCTAHTSQGWEWTPAVAARIGAGCICGVDGLTESQGRICFQKDVYGGKIKGLFASNTATTIISVQPGVFKFTPAPGASSGCVIRKNATCRSERTRYLGTSRAKADVSDITAAPILVAVGSGIGNQENIKLAHRLAGCLPKAAVAGTRIICDRGWLGYSRQVGVSGATVAPALYIACGISGASQHVMGMRGAGCVIAINSDPHAPIFNEADICIVEDITRFIPLIQDACVRRINNKDPRSGVPGSPREE; this comes from the coding sequence ATGACGGAATCCGTAGACATTATGGTGATCGGTATATGTACCGACGGTCGCGTGCACCCGGAAACATACGATTTAATTGCATTCGGCCGGAGGCTTCAAGCATTCCGGCCGGGCACTCTCGGTGTCTGCATCCTGGGCCAAGACGTGGGCGCGGCGGCCCGGGAGGTCGCGCATCAGGGGAGCGTCCAGGTGACCGCAATCGAGTGCCCCGGGCTTTCCCACTATGTCAGCGAGCCTTATGGCGCTGTCCTGGCCGAAGAAATAGCAGCCGCCAAACCGGTCTTTGTGTGCACGGCCCACACCTCTCAGGGATGGGAATGGACACCGGCGGTGGCCGCCCGCATCGGCGCCGGCTGCATTTGCGGCGTGGACGGTCTCACCGAGTCTCAGGGACGGATCTGTTTTCAAAAAGATGTATACGGCGGTAAGATCAAAGGCCTATTCGCTTCCAATACGGCCACCACCATCATCTCGGTTCAGCCGGGCGTTTTCAAGTTTACGCCCGCGCCGGGAGCATCGTCGGGATGTGTCATCCGAAAAAACGCGACCTGCAGGTCCGAGAGAACCCGCTATCTGGGAACCAGTCGCGCTAAGGCCGATGTCTCCGACATCACGGCCGCACCCATCCTTGTGGCTGTAGGCAGCGGCATCGGGAATCAGGAAAACATCAAACTGGCTCACCGGTTGGCCGGATGCCTGCCCAAGGCGGCCGTGGCCGGCACCCGCATCATCTGCGATCGCGGGTGGCTGGGCTACAGCCGCCAGGTAGGGGTCAGCGGGGCCACTGTGGCGCCGGCCCTGTACATCGCCTGCGGCATCTCCGGGGCCTCCCAGCATGTGATGGGGATGCGGGGCGCCGGATGTGTTATTGCCATCAATAGTGATCCCCATGCACCCATATTCAACGAGGCGGACATCTGTATCGTGGAAGACATCACCCGGTTCATTCCACTGATCCAAGATGCCTGCGTCAGGCGAATCAACAACAAAGACCCGCGATCCGGCGTGCCGGGAAGTCCAAGAGAAGAATGA
- the recO gene encoding DNA repair protein RecO, which translates to MTAHISPAIIMRTWEFGESDLMVSFFTAEKGRLKGVAKGARKSRQRFANCLDLFCLTRLEYERRREEGIYFLHSGKLMDAFPGLRSDFSALSLASYMIELTEALFPEGVAAKRMFQLLHAAFTAVDEEKQIDAFRILFEAKAMTLGGYGIDLSRCCLCGRTYQGEGRAVFKHDRGSVACLKCGQVSANSPGLGPAAVKGLNEIQSTGWVMSQARGLSEEMIAEIKPVLKRHIAYRVGEQLKSVEYLDGPF; encoded by the coding sequence ATGACTGCCCATATCTCTCCGGCCATTATTATGCGGACATGGGAATTCGGCGAGAGCGATCTCATGGTCAGCTTCTTTACCGCAGAGAAGGGACGTCTCAAGGGGGTGGCCAAGGGGGCCCGGAAGAGCCGCCAGCGGTTTGCCAATTGCCTGGACCTGTTCTGCCTCACCCGTCTGGAATATGAGCGGAGGAGGGAAGAGGGGATTTATTTTCTCCATTCCGGCAAACTCATGGATGCCTTTCCCGGCCTGAGGTCTGATTTCTCGGCGTTGTCGCTGGCGAGCTACATGATCGAGCTGACGGAAGCCCTGTTCCCGGAAGGGGTCGCCGCGAAGCGGATGTTCCAGCTGCTGCATGCCGCATTCACGGCCGTGGACGAGGAAAAACAGATCGATGCATTCCGCATTCTCTTTGAGGCCAAGGCCATGACCCTGGGGGGTTACGGGATCGATCTCAGCAGGTGTTGCCTTTGCGGAAGAACATATCAGGGGGAAGGGCGGGCCGTTTTTAAACATGACAGAGGGAGCGTTGCCTGCCTCAAATGCGGGCAGGTATCCGCAAACTCTCCCGGTCTGGGGCCGGCGGCGGTAAAGGGGCTGAATGAGATCCAGTCAACCGGTTGGGTCATGTCTCAGGCCCGGGGTTTGAGTGAAGAGATGATCGCCGAGATCAAACCGGTCTTGAAACGTCATATCGCCTATCGCGTCGGGGAGCAGCTGAAATCGGTTGAATATCTCGACGGCCCCTTCTGA
- a CDS encoding DUF3536 domain-containing protein has product MTRDDEEMKKSMTRHQKYLCIHGHFYQPPRENPWLNRIEFQPSALPYHDWNERVTRECYGPNTRARLLGKEGRIRALLNNYEYMSFDFGPTLLSWLEKAHPWIYNQIITADRLSMDRCQGHGNALAQVYNHIIMPLASRRDKLTQIRWGLADFRHRFKRPAEGMWLAETAVDTETLKLMAEEGVKFTVLSPDQALMVRPIRRSGRVEQWKDVKGGRVDITRPYRVQLDGSGNNAMTVFFYHGPLSRAVAYEQLLASGDKLLAHIESAFNGDGAGPELISLATDGESYGHHFKFGDMALSWLFDHLNQGDAITLTNYAAYLDRFPPKDEVRIVENSSWSCAHGVGRWCSDCGCNVSHTPGWNQAWRAPLRQGLDWLARKFAAIFEERGSRLFKDPWKARDDYIALLLHPSAQDRDQFIDHQSGPSLDPAERIQALQLLESQRMSLFMFTSCGWFFDEISGLEATQVLRYAARGIDLVRSWTQEDLESRLMEFMAQAPSNDPAYGNGAGVYRKKVVPSRIGPSLATANHALAVLGWASVTAARPRKDAPFEGRVLTRRENTFNAHGTDGIIGEAIVIEPGTGFESLRIYLAYHDPERGFGCMVGKSLQMGDLDRMTMEITEGSSKNGEEGIRGRFHQYVTDVRSYTIQDLIPDMRNALVSGMFQWLDLQIGKTIGRRRSESEAFLSLLQETGGPLPEAPNHILSILIADELGKIAGGAREKTAIDWTWLDILAKETALQQIKLNDRFMKQTTQSILGHLMATLASTPKATGITDIIAFLDMCREIGVEPDLWESQNAYHDRHLDQTFRKALDSEAVGIFDKLGERLGFVSSSE; this is encoded by the coding sequence ATGACAAGAGACGATGAAGAAATGAAGAAATCAATGACCCGTCATCAGAAATATCTCTGCATACACGGGCATTTTTATCAGCCGCCCCGGGAAAATCCGTGGCTCAACCGGATTGAATTCCAACCCTCGGCCCTGCCGTATCACGATTGGAATGAGCGGGTTACGCGGGAGTGTTACGGACCGAACACCCGGGCCCGGCTGCTTGGGAAGGAGGGACGGATAAGGGCGCTGCTCAACAACTATGAGTACATGAGCTTCGACTTCGGCCCGACCCTCCTCTCCTGGCTGGAAAAAGCCCACCCATGGATATACAACCAGATCATCACCGCGGACCGTCTCAGCATGGATCGCTGTCAGGGCCACGGAAATGCCCTGGCCCAGGTTTACAACCACATCATCATGCCCCTGGCGTCCCGCCGGGATAAACTGACCCAGATCCGGTGGGGCCTCGCCGATTTTAGACATCGTTTCAAAAGGCCGGCGGAGGGGATGTGGCTGGCTGAAACCGCGGTCGATACCGAGACCTTGAAATTGATGGCGGAAGAGGGCGTAAAATTCACCGTCCTGTCGCCGGATCAGGCATTAATGGTGCGGCCCATCCGGAGATCCGGCAGAGTGGAGCAGTGGAAAGACGTCAAAGGCGGCCGGGTCGACATCACCAGACCCTACCGGGTTCAGCTCGACGGATCCGGCAATAATGCCATGACGGTCTTCTTTTATCATGGGCCCCTCTCACGGGCCGTGGCATACGAACAGCTCCTCGCCTCCGGCGATAAACTCCTGGCCCACATTGAAAGTGCCTTTAACGGGGACGGGGCCGGACCGGAACTGATCAGCCTGGCAACGGACGGAGAGTCCTATGGGCACCATTTCAAATTCGGAGACATGGCATTATCCTGGCTTTTCGATCATTTGAACCAGGGCGACGCCATCACTCTGACCAATTACGCGGCATACCTGGATCGCTTTCCGCCCAAGGATGAGGTTCGGATTGTGGAGAACAGCTCCTGGAGCTGCGCCCACGGTGTGGGAAGGTGGTGCTCGGATTGCGGATGCAATGTCAGCCATACGCCGGGATGGAATCAGGCCTGGAGGGCGCCCCTCCGCCAGGGCCTGGATTGGCTGGCCCGGAAGTTCGCCGCCATATTTGAGGAGAGAGGAAGCCGCCTGTTCAAAGACCCCTGGAAGGCCCGGGATGACTATATCGCCCTCCTGCTGCACCCATCCGCCCAAGACCGGGATCAATTCATCGACCATCAGTCGGGACCATCGCTCGATCCGGCAGAACGAATCCAGGCCCTTCAGCTTCTGGAGTCCCAGCGGATGTCCCTGTTCATGTTCACCAGTTGCGGGTGGTTTTTTGATGAAATCTCCGGCCTGGAGGCAACCCAGGTTCTCAGGTATGCGGCGCGGGGGATCGATCTGGTGAGATCGTGGACCCAAGAGGACCTGGAGTCCCGCCTCATGGAATTCATGGCCCAGGCCCCGAGCAACGACCCGGCCTATGGAAACGGTGCCGGCGTTTACAGGAAAAAAGTGGTCCCGTCCCGCATCGGGCCCTCCCTGGCTACGGCCAACCACGCCCTTGCCGTCTTGGGCTGGGCTTCGGTGACAGCGGCCCGGCCCCGGAAAGATGCGCCCTTTGAGGGGAGGGTGCTTACCCGGAGGGAGAACACGTTTAATGCCCATGGTACGGACGGCATCATCGGAGAGGCAATCGTTATCGAGCCGGGGACCGGCTTTGAGTCGCTCCGGATTTACCTTGCATATCACGATCCTGAAAGGGGCTTTGGCTGTATGGTGGGGAAGTCTCTTCAGATGGGGGACCTGGATCGGATGACCATGGAAATAACAGAGGGCTCTTCTAAAAATGGAGAAGAAGGGATACGGGGGCGCTTTCACCAATATGTCACCGATGTCAGGTCGTACACGATCCAGGATCTGATCCCGGATATGCGCAATGCCCTGGTAAGCGGGATGTTTCAATGGCTGGATCTGCAGATCGGGAAAACCATCGGACGCCGACGGAGCGAGTCCGAGGCGTTCCTCTCCCTCCTTCAGGAGACCGGGGGTCCTCTGCCCGAGGCCCCGAATCACATCCTCAGCATCCTGATCGCCGATGAACTGGGCAAGATCGCCGGGGGCGCAAGGGAAAAGACGGCCATCGACTGGACCTGGCTCGACATCCTGGCGAAAGAGACCGCATTGCAGCAGATTAAATTGAATGACCGATTTATGAAACAGACCACCCAATCGATTCTCGGACATCTGATGGCGACCCTGGCTTCAACTCCCAAGGCGACAGGGATCACAGACATTATCGCATTCCTGGATATGTGCCGGGAGATCGGTGTGGAGCCGGACCTATGGGAGAGTCAGAACGCCTATCATGATCGACATCTGGATCAGACCTTTCGGAAGGCGCTTGATTCGGAAGCCGTCGGGATCTTCGATAAGCTGGGAGAACGGCTGGGATTTGTATCTTCATCGGAATGA
- a CDS encoding vitamin B12 dependent methionine synthase — protein MEIMDPILITLDADAIGEELQVGRTGGWDLFQSAFEIVRDSIAAKAVYTLQYVEARSDDGVVIDGIFFKSRILSKNLEHIGRVFPYVTTIGTALEESADQVKDLLVKYYLDIIGNIALIQARKHLEETLRSRFALDGLSFMSPGSLKDWPIEQQRPLFSSFDGIENAIGVRLTENCLMIPKKSVSGIYFPTETTFYSCQLCPRGRCVGRKAAYSQELAVKYGISKKKEEA, from the coding sequence ATGGAAATCATGGATCCTATTTTGATAACCCTGGATGCCGACGCCATCGGAGAAGAGCTTCAGGTGGGACGCACCGGGGGATGGGACCTGTTCCAATCCGCCTTTGAGATCGTAAGGGACAGTATTGCTGCCAAGGCTGTGTATACCCTCCAATATGTGGAGGCGAGGTCCGATGACGGGGTGGTGATCGACGGCATCTTTTTTAAGAGCCGGATCCTCAGCAAAAACCTTGAACACATCGGCCGTGTCTTCCCTTATGTGACCACCATCGGGACCGCCCTGGAAGAAAGCGCCGACCAGGTGAAGGACCTGCTGGTGAAGTACTATCTGGATATCATCGGAAATATCGCCCTGATCCAGGCGAGGAAACATCTGGAGGAAACGCTGCGATCCAGATTTGCCCTGGATGGCCTGTCATTCATGAGCCCCGGCTCTCTGAAGGACTGGCCCATAGAGCAGCAGAGACCGCTTTTTTCGTCTTTTGACGGCATCGAGAATGCCATCGGCGTGAGATTGACTGAAAATTGTCTCATGATACCAAAAAAATCGGTTTCGGGGATCTATTTCCCTACGGAAACCACCTTTTACAGCTGCCAGTTGTGCCCGCGGGGGAGGTGTGTGGGCAGAAAGGCCGCCTACAGTCAGGAACTGGCAGTGAAATACGGAATCAGCAAAAAGAAGGAGGAGGCATAG
- a CDS encoding electron transfer flavoprotein subunit beta/FixA family protein — protein sequence MKILVCVKQVPDIERISVRNNPSGMPALEISGEFRLNYFDEFAVEEAVRIKERMARGRIDVITVGPDRAADVLKRPIGMGADAGIHLRTPTDADPGPAAVASWIAECARPREYRLILCGSMSEDGMNGQVGPMLAARLNLPYATQVIAITPASDPSMLSIQREIEGGIREMLEIRMPALLTLQPGINRPRYPSLSRLLRANRQGLETVSTEALEPAGASIDCLGLVAPEKRRASQVLTGSTREKAERLAAILEEKAFL from the coding sequence ATGAAAATTCTCGTTTGCGTCAAACAGGTTCCCGATATAGAACGAATTTCGGTCAGAAACAATCCCTCCGGGATGCCGGCGCTGGAGATCTCCGGCGAGTTCCGCCTGAACTACTTTGATGAATTCGCCGTGGAAGAAGCGGTGCGCATCAAGGAGAGGATGGCACGGGGACGTATCGATGTGATTACGGTGGGTCCTGATCGGGCGGCCGATGTGCTCAAACGTCCCATCGGGATGGGGGCTGACGCCGGCATTCATCTCCGGACCCCCACGGACGCGGATCCGGGCCCTGCGGCCGTTGCCTCCTGGATCGCCGAATGTGCACGACCCAGAGAATACCGGCTCATACTCTGCGGCAGCATGTCAGAGGACGGCATGAACGGGCAGGTGGGCCCCATGCTGGCCGCTCGGTTGAACCTCCCTTATGCAACCCAGGTGATTGCCATAACACCGGCCTCGGACCCATCAATGCTGTCTATACAAAGAGAGATCGAAGGCGGCATTCGGGAGATGCTGGAAATCCGGATGCCGGCCCTCCTGACACTCCAGCCTGGAATCAACCGGCCCCGGTATCCATCACTTTCCAGACTTTTACGCGCCAATCGACAGGGCCTGGAAACCGTTTCCACCGAGGCACTGGAACCTGCGGGGGCCTCGATCGACTGTCTCGGCCTCGTGGCGCCTGAGAAAAGGCGTGCGTCACAGGTGCTCACGGGCTCGACCCGGGAAAAGGCCGAGCGACTGGCGGCGATTCTGGAGGAAAAGGCTTTTCTGTAA
- a CDS encoding response regulator has protein sequence MHLSITQMTVADANIEMAKSKLKILLVEDDEDDYVVIRELLSRVLTMDVSLVWVTRYREATAALEDGRHDLCLLDYRLGAHDGLELLNEARENGWKTPVIFLTGQGEYDVDVRAMRLGASDYLVKDQLTTSLLERSLRYAMERETSRKALEEAYESLEVRVREKTADLALANMELQRESEKVKLFAYSVYHDLKNPVIGVYGLAKRLVKNYGETLDEKGQACCSHLMQAAQQIATLSEMIIMFISSKEAPMNIEELDLKAALRCIREEFSERLRLRHIKWSEPEDPPVIRADEVSVGRVFRNLVDNALKYGGSELKEIRVGFRETERFHILSVSDDGIGIRTENPDRVFGPFRRVGVRRKTEGLGLGLAIVKEIADRHRGKVWIEPGPLEGASICVSFSKEI, from the coding sequence ATGCATTTGTCCATAACCCAAATGACCGTAGCGGATGCCAACATAGAAATGGCCAAGAGCAAATTAAAAATTCTTTTGGTGGAAGATGATGAGGACGACTATGTTGTCATAAGAGAGCTCCTTTCCAGAGTCCTCACAATGGATGTATCGCTGGTCTGGGTGACCAGATACCGGGAGGCCACAGCGGCACTGGAAGATGGCAGGCATGACCTCTGTCTGCTCGATTATCGGCTCGGGGCCCACGATGGACTGGAATTATTGAATGAGGCCCGGGAAAATGGTTGGAAGACTCCCGTCATCTTCTTGACCGGCCAGGGAGAATACGACGTCGATGTCAGGGCCATGAGGTTAGGGGCGTCGGATTATCTTGTCAAAGATCAGTTGACGACATCGCTCCTTGAACGTTCCCTTCGTTACGCCATGGAGAGAGAAACATCGCGGAAAGCACTGGAAGAGGCGTATGAGAGCCTTGAGGTGCGAGTGCGGGAGAAGACCGCTGATCTGGCCCTGGCCAACATGGAACTGCAGCGGGAATCGGAAAAGGTCAAGCTGTTTGCCTATTCAGTGTATCATGACCTTAAGAACCCTGTCATCGGCGTCTACGGGCTGGCAAAGCGCCTTGTGAAAAATTATGGAGAGACCCTGGATGAAAAGGGACAGGCCTGCTGCAGTCATCTTATGCAGGCGGCCCAACAGATTGCGACCCTTTCAGAAATGATCATTATGTTTATCTCCTCCAAGGAGGCGCCGATGAACATCGAGGAACTGGACCTAAAAGCGGCGCTTCGGTGCATCAGGGAGGAGTTTTCGGAGCGGCTCCGGTTACGTCATATCAAATGGTCGGAACCCGAGGATCCCCCGGTTATTCGTGCAGATGAGGTGTCCGTGGGGAGGGTCTTTAGAAACCTGGTGGACAATGCCTTGAAATACGGGGGAAGCGAGCTCAAAGAGATCAGGGTCGGATTCAGGGAAACCGAACGCTTCCATATCCTATCGGTGAGCGATGACGGTATCGGCATCCGGACGGAGAATCCCGACAGGGTGTTCGGACCCTTCAGGAGGGTCGGGGTTCGGCGGAAGACCGAGGGCCTGGGCCTGGGGCTGGCAATTGTAAAAGAGATTGCAGACAGACATCGTGGAAAGGTCTGGATCGAACCGGGACCACTGGAGGGCGCCAGTATTTGCGTGTCCTTCTCAAAAGAAATTTAG
- a CDS encoding SDR family oxidoreductase: protein MQVKDKVIIVTGGSNGIGAALCRRFSREGARAVVVADIDLQGAQALAGEINGLAVQCDVAKEEDIMELVRQTEAEYGFVDLYCSNAGIIRMGLIEVSNADWQRIWEINVMSHVYAARAVLPEMLRRKSGGFVITASAAGLLNQIDSTPYSATKHAAVGLAENLAINYGDRGIQVSVICPMAVRSLMTREGGGIAALDGMLEAEQVAQDLIVALDRGQFMILPHPQVKDYLRHKADDYERWIQGMQRLRARHLPDPLA, encoded by the coding sequence ATGCAGGTCAAAGACAAGGTGATTATTGTAACAGGCGGTTCCAACGGCATCGGCGCGGCCCTGTGCCGACGCTTTTCCAGGGAGGGTGCCCGGGCCGTGGTGGTGGCTGATATCGACCTGCAGGGGGCCCAGGCCCTGGCAGGAGAAATCAACGGTCTTGCCGTGCAATGCGATGTCGCCAAAGAGGAAGACATTATGGAACTGGTTCGGCAGACCGAAGCTGAGTACGGTTTCGTCGACCTGTATTGCTCCAATGCGGGCATCATCAGGATGGGGCTGATAGAGGTCTCAAATGCCGACTGGCAGCGCATCTGGGAGATCAACGTCATGTCCCATGTGTATGCGGCCCGGGCGGTCCTCCCGGAAATGCTCCGGCGGAAGTCGGGGGGATTTGTCATAACGGCCTCAGCAGCGGGCCTGCTCAACCAGATCGACTCGACACCCTACAGTGCGACCAAACATGCGGCGGTGGGCCTGGCCGAGAATCTGGCCATCAACTACGGGGATCGGGGGATTCAGGTATCGGTCATCTGTCCCATGGCGGTTCGATCTCTCATGACCCGGGAAGGGGGCGGGATTGCGGCCTTAGATGGCATGCTGGAGGCGGAGCAGGTGGCCCAAGACCTCATCGTCGCCCTGGACCGGGGTCAATTCATGATCCTGCCCCATCCTCAGGTAAAGGATTATCTCAGACACAAAGCCGACGATTATGAGCGATGGATCCAGGGCATGCAGCGCCTGCGGGCCCGGCACCTTCCGGATCCTCTTGCCTAG
- a CDS encoding DUF169 domain-containing protein: protein MEVWANLDERLRRVITPGTFPVAVKFLDREEDIPERAKRPLRDLGVKMAPCQGSAMARRYGWTVAFTREDVGCAIAAHTYGWERVPDAEGPIHFLTVMNYAADETAAAEVLEGFLTLEMDHDPVVLYSPLERTRVPPDVVLIYVNPAQMMRLIHGTTYHTGKPMESSFSGRAASCTEGVLGAYLHQAAKVVVPGNGDRVWAACQDHEMVMAVPGGHLAGLVEGLEKTHQTGIRYPIPSYLRYQPEVGFTIPLSDIFKREEADKLSRRKGS, encoded by the coding sequence ATGGAGGTATGGGCGAATCTGGATGAAAGGCTGAGGCGGGTGATCACCCCGGGCACGTTTCCGGTAGCCGTGAAGTTCCTGGACAGGGAAGAAGACATCCCGGAGAGGGCGAAAAGACCGCTGCGGGATCTGGGCGTCAAGATGGCCCCCTGCCAGGGGTCTGCCATGGCCCGGCGGTACGGCTGGACAGTGGCTTTTACACGGGAGGATGTGGGATGCGCCATTGCGGCCCATACCTACGGCTGGGAGCGGGTCCCTGATGCCGAAGGGCCAATCCATTTTCTTACGGTGATGAATTATGCAGCCGATGAGACGGCGGCTGCCGAGGTCCTGGAAGGATTCCTGACCCTGGAGATGGACCATGATCCGGTCGTGCTCTATTCTCCCCTGGAACGGACCCGGGTCCCCCCGGATGTGGTTCTTATCTATGTAAATCCGGCCCAGATGATGCGGCTGATTCATGGAACCACCTATCATACGGGCAAACCCATGGAGAGCAGTTTCTCCGGGAGGGCCGCATCGTGCACGGAAGGTGTGCTCGGGGCCTATCTGCATCAGGCGGCCAAGGTGGTCGTGCCCGGCAACGGCGACCGGGTCTGGGCGGCCTGTCAGGATCACGAAATGGTCATGGCGGTGCCCGGGGGACACTTGGCAGGGCTTGTGGAGGGCCTTGAGAAAACGCACCAGACAGGGATCCGCTATCCGATTCCGTCCTATCTCAGATATCAGCCTGAGGTCGGCTTTACCATCCCCCTGTCCGATATCTTCAAGCGGGAAGAGGCGGACAAATTATCCCGGCGAAAGGGTTCCTGA
- a CDS encoding DUF433 domain-containing protein, translating into MSDYIVVDPEICSGKPVIRGTRIMVKNILGMVAGGYTVEDILQAYPELSQESIQSALEYAAMVVDEQQVVNA; encoded by the coding sequence ATGAGTGATTACATAGTGGTAGATCCAGAGATTTGTTCAGGAAAGCCCGTTATTCGCGGAACCCGCATCATGGTTAAGAACATCCTCGGGATGGTGGCAGGGGGGTACACGGTTGAAGACATACTGCAAGCCTATCCTGAACTCAGCCAGGAATCCATACAGTCTGCATTAGAATACGCTGCCATGGTGGTAGACGAACAACAGGTCGTAAATGCCTGA
- a CDS encoding acyl-CoA dehydrogenase family protein yields MDFSISEKMQVILSMIDEFVIKELIPLEKDYLAGNMDVLMQALEEKRGMVRQMELWAPLHPAELGGMGLPLTESALVFEALGRTPLGLYAFGCQAPDAGNIEILHKFGTPEQVNVFLRPLVAGKIRSCFSMTEVDMPGSNPVMMDTTAVKDGEDYVINGQKWYTSSADGAGFAIVMAVTDPEAPPYLRASMIIVPTDTPGFNLVRNIPVMGHAGQGYFSHGEILYQNCRVPQKNLLGQEGHGFVIAQDRLGPGRIHHCMRWIGICNRVFDLMCTRARDRVIAPNRKLADRQLVQAMIADSAAEIQAARLMVLHAAWKIEQVGTKAARKDISMIKFVVANTMQRVVDRALQVHGGLGMTDDTIIAHFYAHERAARIYDGVDEVHKVSVARQVMKTYENKTVR; encoded by the coding sequence ATGGATTTTTCGATTTCAGAAAAGATGCAGGTTATTTTATCCATGATTGATGAGTTCGTCATCAAGGAGTTGATCCCTCTTGAGAAGGATTATCTGGCGGGCAACATGGACGTCTTGATGCAAGCCCTGGAAGAAAAGCGGGGCATGGTCAGACAGATGGAACTCTGGGCCCCGCTCCATCCGGCCGAACTGGGGGGTATGGGGCTTCCCCTCACAGAAAGCGCCCTGGTATTTGAAGCCCTGGGCCGAACCCCCTTGGGGCTGTATGCCTTCGGGTGTCAGGCCCCGGATGCCGGCAACATCGAAATCCTGCACAAATTCGGCACCCCGGAGCAGGTAAACGTGTTCCTGCGGCCCCTGGTGGCGGGCAAGATCCGCAGTTGCTTTTCAATGACCGAGGTGGACATGCCCGGTTCCAACCCGGTGATGATGGATACCACGGCGGTCAAGGACGGAGAAGACTATGTCATCAATGGTCAAAAATGGTATACCTCGTCCGCGGATGGCGCCGGATTTGCCATTGTTATGGCGGTTACGGATCCGGAGGCCCCCCCCTATCTCCGGGCCAGTATGATCATTGTGCCCACCGACACCCCCGGCTTCAACCTGGTGCGCAACATACCGGTGATGGGCCACGCGGGCCAAGGGTATTTCAGCCACGGCGAGATCCTCTATCAGAACTGCCGGGTGCCCCAAAAGAATCTCCTGGGCCAAGAAGGGCATGGATTTGTCATTGCCCAGGACCGGCTAGGCCCAGGCCGCATCCACCATTGCATGCGGTGGATCGGCATCTGCAACCGGGTGTTCGATCTCATGTGCACGCGGGCCCGGGACCGGGTCATTGCGCCCAACCGGAAGCTGGCCGACAGGCAGCTCGTTCAGGCCATGATCGCCGATAGCGCGGCCGAGATCCAGGCCGCACGGCTGATGGTTCTCCATGCGGCCTGGAAAATCGAACAGGTGGGGACCAAAGCGGCCCGCAAGGATATTTCCATGATCAAATTCGTGGTGGCCAATACCATGCAGCGTGTGGTGGATCGAGCCCTGCAGGTCCATGGTGGTCTTGGTATGACCGATGATACCATCATTGCCCACTTTTATGCCCATGAACGCGCCGCACGCATCTATGACGGGGTTGACGAGGTGCATAAGGTCTCGGTGGCCCGTCAGGTCATGAAGACCTACGAAAACAAGACAGTCAGATAG